A region of Oncorhynchus kisutch isolate 150728-3 linkage group LG29, Okis_V2, whole genome shotgun sequence DNA encodes the following proteins:
- the LOC109874088 gene encoding T-box transcription factor TBX3 isoform X1 has protein sequence MSFLMRDPVIQGTSMAYHPFLPHRGPEFAMSAMLGHQPPFFPALALPHNGSLGSLSLPGALGKPIMDQLMGAAESGLHFSSLGHQAAAAHLRPLKTLEPEEEIEDDPKVHLEAKELWETFHKRGTEMVITKSGRRMFPPFKVRCTGLDKKAKYILLMDIVAADDCRYKFHNSRWMVAGKADPEMPKRMYIHPDSPATGEQWMSKVVNFHKLKLTNNISDKHGFVSSSNNSLLFQTILNSMHKYQPRFHIVRANDILKLPYSTFRTYVFPETDFIAVTAYQNDKITQLKIDHNPFAKGFRDTGNGRREKRKQLALQSIRSYEEHQKKENGTSDDSSGEQASFKCFGQASSPAVSTVGPPNLKDFCESDEDSDDESKDGNLKDGPDSSKISTTTEDGKDLEASPSKGHQFGANDSTGRSRENPRRTEKSQADSRQSPITVISSTTRSGEDLKSPNGDQPKVDECRSISKESYMPLTIQTDSSPHLSQSHMHHFGFPPGLAGQQFFSHLGGAHPFLLHPSQFNMGGAFSNMAAGMGPLLAAVSSGGVSTMDTASMASPSQSLTGAHGLPFHLQQHVLASQGLAMSPFGSLFPYPYTYMAAAAAAAASSAASSSVHRHPFLNAVRPRLRYSPYSIPMSVPDSTLLTTAIPSMASSATELKGDGMAMSPVSATQDSTSEVTSRSSTISSGSVSLSPKTCSGKDSTNDLQSIQRLVSGLDQKQDRTQSVSP, from the exons ATGAGCTTCCTGATGAGAGATCCAGTCATACAAGGAACGAGTATGGCATACCATCCGTTTTTACCTCACCGGGGTCCGGAATTTGCCATGAGTGCAATGTTGGGTCACCAGCCTCCCTTTTTTCCGGCCCTGGCGCTACCTCATAACGGCTCTCtcggctccctctctctcccgggCGCCCTGGGAAAGCCTATAATGGACCAGCTGATGGGCGCCGCGGAGTCCGGCCTCCACTTCTCATCGCTTGGGCACCAGGCAGCCGCAGCCCATCTGAGGCCTCTGAAGACTCTGGAGCCTGAAGAAGAGATCGAAGATGATCCGAAAGTTCACCTGGAAGCGAAGGAACTTTGGGAAACTTTCCACAAGCGAGGCACTGAAATGGTTATCACGAAATCCGGAAG GCGAATGTTCCCTCCGTTCAAAGTGAGATGCACTGGCTTGGATAAGAAAGCAAAGTACATTCTGTTGATGGATATTGTTGCAGCCGATGACTGCAGGTATAAATTTCACAACTCGCGTTGGATGGTGGCAGGGAAGGCCGACCCCGAAATGCCAAAGAGGATGTACATTCACCCGGACAGTCCGGCTACTGGCGAGCAGTGGATGTCAAAAGTCGTCAATTTTCACAAACTCAAGCTAACGAATAACATCTCCGACAAGCATGGATTTGTAAGTTCATCTAAT AATTCTTTACTGTTCCAGACCATCCTGAACTCCATGCACAAATATCAGCCCAGATTTCACATCGTGAGAGCCAACGACATTCTCAAACTCCCCTATAGCACGTTCAGGACTTACGTTTTTCCCGAAACGGATTTCATTGCAGTAACGGCCTATCAAAATGACAAG ATTACACAATTGAAAATCGACCATAATCCTTTTGCCAAAGGATTCCGTGACACTGGCAATGGAAGACGAGAGAAAAG GAAACAGCTGGCCCTGCAGTCAATTCGCTCATACGAGGAGCATCAGAAAAAAGAGAACGGGACGTCTGACGACTCCTCTGGCGAGCAGGCCTCATTCAAGTGTTTCGGCCAGGCCTCGTCTCCCGCGGTGTCTACGGTGGGGCCTCCAAACCTGAAAG ACTTTTGCGAGAGTGACGAAGACAGCGACGATGAGAGCAAAGATGGCAACCTAAAGGATGGGCCGGACTCCAGTAAGATCTCAACCACCACGGAGGATGGGAAGGATCTTGAGGCGAGCCCGTCTAAAGGCCATCAATTCGGTGCCAATGATTCTACCGGCCGGTCTCGGGAAAACCCCCGGAGGACTGAGAAAAGCCAGGCGGACTCACGACAGAGCCCCATCACCGTTATCTCCAGCACCACTCGGTCCGGAGAAGACCTCAAGAGTCCAAACGGGGACCAGCCCAAAGTGGACGAGTGCAGGTCTATAAGCAAGGAGAGCTACATGCCTTTGACTATTCAAACTGACAGTAGTCCGCACTTAAGCCAGAGTCACATGCATCATTTTGGATTTCCACCAGGTTTGGCGGGACAGCAGTTTTTCAGTCACTTAGGTGGCGCGCATCCCTTTCTTTTGCACCCCAGTCAGTTTAACATGGGAGGCGCGTTCTCGAATATGGCCGCGGGCATGGGCCCCTTACTGGCAGCGGTGTCCTCCGGAGGGGTTAGCACCATGGACACGGCCAGTATGGCGTCACCCTCGCAAAGCCTGACGGGAGCTCATGGACTGCCTTTTCATCTGCAGCAACATGTCTTGGCATCACAG gGCCTGGCCATGTCTCCATTTGGGAGCCTGTTCCCTTACCCTTACACGTACATGGCAGCGGCAGCGGCAGCGGCAGCCTCTTccgctgcctcctcctctgttcacCGACACCCTTTCCTGAACGCAGTGCGCCCTCGCCTCAGGTACAGCCCTTACTCCATCCCTATGAGCGTTCCGGATAGCACTCTGCTCACCACCGCCATCCCCTCCATGGCAAGCAGCGCCACCGAGCTGAAAGGGGACGGCATGGCCATGAGCCCAGTCTCGGCCACCCAGGACTCCACCTCGGAGGTCACCAGCCGGTCGTCCACCATATCGTCCGGCTCGGTCTCCCTGTCCCCAAAAACTTGCTCTGGGAAAGATTCCACTAACGACTTGCAGAGTATTCAGCGCTTGGTCAGCGGACTCGATCAAAAACAGGACAGAACACAAAGCGTGTCCCCGTAG
- the LOC109874088 gene encoding T-box transcription factor TBX3 isoform X2, with product MSFLMRDPVIQGTSMAYHPFLPHRGPEFAMSAMLGHQPPFFPALALPHNGSLGSLSLPGALGKPIMDQLMGAAESGLHFSSLGHQAAAAHLRPLKTLEPEEEIEDDPKVHLEAKELWETFHKRGTEMVITKSGRRMFPPFKVRCTGLDKKAKYILLMDIVAADDCRYKFHNSRWMVAGKADPEMPKRMYIHPDSPATGEQWMSKVVNFHKLKLTNNISDKHGFNSLLFQTILNSMHKYQPRFHIVRANDILKLPYSTFRTYVFPETDFIAVTAYQNDKITQLKIDHNPFAKGFRDTGNGRREKRKQLALQSIRSYEEHQKKENGTSDDSSGEQASFKCFGQASSPAVSTVGPPNLKDFCESDEDSDDESKDGNLKDGPDSSKISTTTEDGKDLEASPSKGHQFGANDSTGRSRENPRRTEKSQADSRQSPITVISSTTRSGEDLKSPNGDQPKVDECRSISKESYMPLTIQTDSSPHLSQSHMHHFGFPPGLAGQQFFSHLGGAHPFLLHPSQFNMGGAFSNMAAGMGPLLAAVSSGGVSTMDTASMASPSQSLTGAHGLPFHLQQHVLASQGLAMSPFGSLFPYPYTYMAAAAAAAASSAASSSVHRHPFLNAVRPRLRYSPYSIPMSVPDSTLLTTAIPSMASSATELKGDGMAMSPVSATQDSTSEVTSRSSTISSGSVSLSPKTCSGKDSTNDLQSIQRLVSGLDQKQDRTQSVSP from the exons ATGAGCTTCCTGATGAGAGATCCAGTCATACAAGGAACGAGTATGGCATACCATCCGTTTTTACCTCACCGGGGTCCGGAATTTGCCATGAGTGCAATGTTGGGTCACCAGCCTCCCTTTTTTCCGGCCCTGGCGCTACCTCATAACGGCTCTCtcggctccctctctctcccgggCGCCCTGGGAAAGCCTATAATGGACCAGCTGATGGGCGCCGCGGAGTCCGGCCTCCACTTCTCATCGCTTGGGCACCAGGCAGCCGCAGCCCATCTGAGGCCTCTGAAGACTCTGGAGCCTGAAGAAGAGATCGAAGATGATCCGAAAGTTCACCTGGAAGCGAAGGAACTTTGGGAAACTTTCCACAAGCGAGGCACTGAAATGGTTATCACGAAATCCGGAAG GCGAATGTTCCCTCCGTTCAAAGTGAGATGCACTGGCTTGGATAAGAAAGCAAAGTACATTCTGTTGATGGATATTGTTGCAGCCGATGACTGCAGGTATAAATTTCACAACTCGCGTTGGATGGTGGCAGGGAAGGCCGACCCCGAAATGCCAAAGAGGATGTACATTCACCCGGACAGTCCGGCTACTGGCGAGCAGTGGATGTCAAAAGTCGTCAATTTTCACAAACTCAAGCTAACGAATAACATCTCCGACAAGCATGGATTT AATTCTTTACTGTTCCAGACCATCCTGAACTCCATGCACAAATATCAGCCCAGATTTCACATCGTGAGAGCCAACGACATTCTCAAACTCCCCTATAGCACGTTCAGGACTTACGTTTTTCCCGAAACGGATTTCATTGCAGTAACGGCCTATCAAAATGACAAG ATTACACAATTGAAAATCGACCATAATCCTTTTGCCAAAGGATTCCGTGACACTGGCAATGGAAGACGAGAGAAAAG GAAACAGCTGGCCCTGCAGTCAATTCGCTCATACGAGGAGCATCAGAAAAAAGAGAACGGGACGTCTGACGACTCCTCTGGCGAGCAGGCCTCATTCAAGTGTTTCGGCCAGGCCTCGTCTCCCGCGGTGTCTACGGTGGGGCCTCCAAACCTGAAAG ACTTTTGCGAGAGTGACGAAGACAGCGACGATGAGAGCAAAGATGGCAACCTAAAGGATGGGCCGGACTCCAGTAAGATCTCAACCACCACGGAGGATGGGAAGGATCTTGAGGCGAGCCCGTCTAAAGGCCATCAATTCGGTGCCAATGATTCTACCGGCCGGTCTCGGGAAAACCCCCGGAGGACTGAGAAAAGCCAGGCGGACTCACGACAGAGCCCCATCACCGTTATCTCCAGCACCACTCGGTCCGGAGAAGACCTCAAGAGTCCAAACGGGGACCAGCCCAAAGTGGACGAGTGCAGGTCTATAAGCAAGGAGAGCTACATGCCTTTGACTATTCAAACTGACAGTAGTCCGCACTTAAGCCAGAGTCACATGCATCATTTTGGATTTCCACCAGGTTTGGCGGGACAGCAGTTTTTCAGTCACTTAGGTGGCGCGCATCCCTTTCTTTTGCACCCCAGTCAGTTTAACATGGGAGGCGCGTTCTCGAATATGGCCGCGGGCATGGGCCCCTTACTGGCAGCGGTGTCCTCCGGAGGGGTTAGCACCATGGACACGGCCAGTATGGCGTCACCCTCGCAAAGCCTGACGGGAGCTCATGGACTGCCTTTTCATCTGCAGCAACATGTCTTGGCATCACAG gGCCTGGCCATGTCTCCATTTGGGAGCCTGTTCCCTTACCCTTACACGTACATGGCAGCGGCAGCGGCAGCGGCAGCCTCTTccgctgcctcctcctctgttcacCGACACCCTTTCCTGAACGCAGTGCGCCCTCGCCTCAGGTACAGCCCTTACTCCATCCCTATGAGCGTTCCGGATAGCACTCTGCTCACCACCGCCATCCCCTCCATGGCAAGCAGCGCCACCGAGCTGAAAGGGGACGGCATGGCCATGAGCCCAGTCTCGGCCACCCAGGACTCCACCTCGGAGGTCACCAGCCGGTCGTCCACCATATCGTCCGGCTCGGTCTCCCTGTCCCCAAAAACTTGCTCTGGGAAAGATTCCACTAACGACTTGCAGAGTATTCAGCGCTTGGTCAGCGGACTCGATCAAAAACAGGACAGAACACAAAGCGTGTCCCCGTAG
- the LOC109874088 gene encoding T-box transcription factor TBX3 isoform X3 — protein MSFLMRDPVIQGTSMAYHPFLPHRGPEFAMSAMLGHQPPFFPALALPHNGSLGSLSLPGALGKPIMDQLMGAAESGLHFSSLGHQAAAAHLRPLKTLEPEEEIEDDPKVHLEAKELWETFHKRGTEMVITKSGRRMFPPFKVRCTGLDKKAKYILLMDIVAADDCRYKFHNSRWMVAGKADPEMPKRMYIHPDSPATGEQWMSKVVNFHKLKLTNNISDKHGFVSSSNTILNSMHKYQPRFHIVRANDILKLPYSTFRTYVFPETDFIAVTAYQNDKITQLKIDHNPFAKGFRDTGNGRREKRKQLALQSIRSYEEHQKKENGTSDDSSGEQASFKCFGQASSPAVSTVGPPNLKDFCESDEDSDDESKDGNLKDGPDSSKISTTTEDGKDLEASPSKGHQFGANDSTGRSRENPRRTEKSQADSRQSPITVISSTTRSGEDLKSPNGDQPKVDECRSISKESYMPLTIQTDSSPHLSQSHMHHFGFPPGLAGQQFFSHLGGAHPFLLHPSQFNMGGAFSNMAAGMGPLLAAVSSGGVSTMDTASMASPSQSLTGAHGLPFHLQQHVLASQGLAMSPFGSLFPYPYTYMAAAAAAAASSAASSSVHRHPFLNAVRPRLRYSPYSIPMSVPDSTLLTTAIPSMASSATELKGDGMAMSPVSATQDSTSEVTSRSSTISSGSVSLSPKTCSGKDSTNDLQSIQRLVSGLDQKQDRTQSVSP, from the exons ATGAGCTTCCTGATGAGAGATCCAGTCATACAAGGAACGAGTATGGCATACCATCCGTTTTTACCTCACCGGGGTCCGGAATTTGCCATGAGTGCAATGTTGGGTCACCAGCCTCCCTTTTTTCCGGCCCTGGCGCTACCTCATAACGGCTCTCtcggctccctctctctcccgggCGCCCTGGGAAAGCCTATAATGGACCAGCTGATGGGCGCCGCGGAGTCCGGCCTCCACTTCTCATCGCTTGGGCACCAGGCAGCCGCAGCCCATCTGAGGCCTCTGAAGACTCTGGAGCCTGAAGAAGAGATCGAAGATGATCCGAAAGTTCACCTGGAAGCGAAGGAACTTTGGGAAACTTTCCACAAGCGAGGCACTGAAATGGTTATCACGAAATCCGGAAG GCGAATGTTCCCTCCGTTCAAAGTGAGATGCACTGGCTTGGATAAGAAAGCAAAGTACATTCTGTTGATGGATATTGTTGCAGCCGATGACTGCAGGTATAAATTTCACAACTCGCGTTGGATGGTGGCAGGGAAGGCCGACCCCGAAATGCCAAAGAGGATGTACATTCACCCGGACAGTCCGGCTACTGGCGAGCAGTGGATGTCAAAAGTCGTCAATTTTCACAAACTCAAGCTAACGAATAACATCTCCGACAAGCATGGATTTGTAAGTTCATCTAAT ACCATCCTGAACTCCATGCACAAATATCAGCCCAGATTTCACATCGTGAGAGCCAACGACATTCTCAAACTCCCCTATAGCACGTTCAGGACTTACGTTTTTCCCGAAACGGATTTCATTGCAGTAACGGCCTATCAAAATGACAAG ATTACACAATTGAAAATCGACCATAATCCTTTTGCCAAAGGATTCCGTGACACTGGCAATGGAAGACGAGAGAAAAG GAAACAGCTGGCCCTGCAGTCAATTCGCTCATACGAGGAGCATCAGAAAAAAGAGAACGGGACGTCTGACGACTCCTCTGGCGAGCAGGCCTCATTCAAGTGTTTCGGCCAGGCCTCGTCTCCCGCGGTGTCTACGGTGGGGCCTCCAAACCTGAAAG ACTTTTGCGAGAGTGACGAAGACAGCGACGATGAGAGCAAAGATGGCAACCTAAAGGATGGGCCGGACTCCAGTAAGATCTCAACCACCACGGAGGATGGGAAGGATCTTGAGGCGAGCCCGTCTAAAGGCCATCAATTCGGTGCCAATGATTCTACCGGCCGGTCTCGGGAAAACCCCCGGAGGACTGAGAAAAGCCAGGCGGACTCACGACAGAGCCCCATCACCGTTATCTCCAGCACCACTCGGTCCGGAGAAGACCTCAAGAGTCCAAACGGGGACCAGCCCAAAGTGGACGAGTGCAGGTCTATAAGCAAGGAGAGCTACATGCCTTTGACTATTCAAACTGACAGTAGTCCGCACTTAAGCCAGAGTCACATGCATCATTTTGGATTTCCACCAGGTTTGGCGGGACAGCAGTTTTTCAGTCACTTAGGTGGCGCGCATCCCTTTCTTTTGCACCCCAGTCAGTTTAACATGGGAGGCGCGTTCTCGAATATGGCCGCGGGCATGGGCCCCTTACTGGCAGCGGTGTCCTCCGGAGGGGTTAGCACCATGGACACGGCCAGTATGGCGTCACCCTCGCAAAGCCTGACGGGAGCTCATGGACTGCCTTTTCATCTGCAGCAACATGTCTTGGCATCACAG gGCCTGGCCATGTCTCCATTTGGGAGCCTGTTCCCTTACCCTTACACGTACATGGCAGCGGCAGCGGCAGCGGCAGCCTCTTccgctgcctcctcctctgttcacCGACACCCTTTCCTGAACGCAGTGCGCCCTCGCCTCAGGTACAGCCCTTACTCCATCCCTATGAGCGTTCCGGATAGCACTCTGCTCACCACCGCCATCCCCTCCATGGCAAGCAGCGCCACCGAGCTGAAAGGGGACGGCATGGCCATGAGCCCAGTCTCGGCCACCCAGGACTCCACCTCGGAGGTCACCAGCCGGTCGTCCACCATATCGTCCGGCTCGGTCTCCCTGTCCCCAAAAACTTGCTCTGGGAAAGATTCCACTAACGACTTGCAGAGTATTCAGCGCTTGGTCAGCGGACTCGATCAAAAACAGGACAGAACACAAAGCGTGTCCCCGTAG
- the LOC109874088 gene encoding T-box transcription factor TBX3 isoform X4, with the protein MSFLMRDPVIQGTSMAYHPFLPHRGPEFAMSAMLGHQPPFFPALALPHNGSLGSLSLPGALGKPIMDQLMGAAESGLHFSSLGHQAAAAHLRPLKTLEPEEEIEDDPKVHLEAKELWETFHKRGTEMVITKSGRRMFPPFKVRCTGLDKKAKYILLMDIVAADDCRYKFHNSRWMVAGKADPEMPKRMYIHPDSPATGEQWMSKVVNFHKLKLTNNISDKHGFTILNSMHKYQPRFHIVRANDILKLPYSTFRTYVFPETDFIAVTAYQNDKITQLKIDHNPFAKGFRDTGNGRREKRKQLALQSIRSYEEHQKKENGTSDDSSGEQASFKCFGQASSPAVSTVGPPNLKDFCESDEDSDDESKDGNLKDGPDSSKISTTTEDGKDLEASPSKGHQFGANDSTGRSRENPRRTEKSQADSRQSPITVISSTTRSGEDLKSPNGDQPKVDECRSISKESYMPLTIQTDSSPHLSQSHMHHFGFPPGLAGQQFFSHLGGAHPFLLHPSQFNMGGAFSNMAAGMGPLLAAVSSGGVSTMDTASMASPSQSLTGAHGLPFHLQQHVLASQGLAMSPFGSLFPYPYTYMAAAAAAAASSAASSSVHRHPFLNAVRPRLRYSPYSIPMSVPDSTLLTTAIPSMASSATELKGDGMAMSPVSATQDSTSEVTSRSSTISSGSVSLSPKTCSGKDSTNDLQSIQRLVSGLDQKQDRTQSVSP; encoded by the exons ATGAGCTTCCTGATGAGAGATCCAGTCATACAAGGAACGAGTATGGCATACCATCCGTTTTTACCTCACCGGGGTCCGGAATTTGCCATGAGTGCAATGTTGGGTCACCAGCCTCCCTTTTTTCCGGCCCTGGCGCTACCTCATAACGGCTCTCtcggctccctctctctcccgggCGCCCTGGGAAAGCCTATAATGGACCAGCTGATGGGCGCCGCGGAGTCCGGCCTCCACTTCTCATCGCTTGGGCACCAGGCAGCCGCAGCCCATCTGAGGCCTCTGAAGACTCTGGAGCCTGAAGAAGAGATCGAAGATGATCCGAAAGTTCACCTGGAAGCGAAGGAACTTTGGGAAACTTTCCACAAGCGAGGCACTGAAATGGTTATCACGAAATCCGGAAG GCGAATGTTCCCTCCGTTCAAAGTGAGATGCACTGGCTTGGATAAGAAAGCAAAGTACATTCTGTTGATGGATATTGTTGCAGCCGATGACTGCAGGTATAAATTTCACAACTCGCGTTGGATGGTGGCAGGGAAGGCCGACCCCGAAATGCCAAAGAGGATGTACATTCACCCGGACAGTCCGGCTACTGGCGAGCAGTGGATGTCAAAAGTCGTCAATTTTCACAAACTCAAGCTAACGAATAACATCTCCGACAAGCATGGATTT ACCATCCTGAACTCCATGCACAAATATCAGCCCAGATTTCACATCGTGAGAGCCAACGACATTCTCAAACTCCCCTATAGCACGTTCAGGACTTACGTTTTTCCCGAAACGGATTTCATTGCAGTAACGGCCTATCAAAATGACAAG ATTACACAATTGAAAATCGACCATAATCCTTTTGCCAAAGGATTCCGTGACACTGGCAATGGAAGACGAGAGAAAAG GAAACAGCTGGCCCTGCAGTCAATTCGCTCATACGAGGAGCATCAGAAAAAAGAGAACGGGACGTCTGACGACTCCTCTGGCGAGCAGGCCTCATTCAAGTGTTTCGGCCAGGCCTCGTCTCCCGCGGTGTCTACGGTGGGGCCTCCAAACCTGAAAG ACTTTTGCGAGAGTGACGAAGACAGCGACGATGAGAGCAAAGATGGCAACCTAAAGGATGGGCCGGACTCCAGTAAGATCTCAACCACCACGGAGGATGGGAAGGATCTTGAGGCGAGCCCGTCTAAAGGCCATCAATTCGGTGCCAATGATTCTACCGGCCGGTCTCGGGAAAACCCCCGGAGGACTGAGAAAAGCCAGGCGGACTCACGACAGAGCCCCATCACCGTTATCTCCAGCACCACTCGGTCCGGAGAAGACCTCAAGAGTCCAAACGGGGACCAGCCCAAAGTGGACGAGTGCAGGTCTATAAGCAAGGAGAGCTACATGCCTTTGACTATTCAAACTGACAGTAGTCCGCACTTAAGCCAGAGTCACATGCATCATTTTGGATTTCCACCAGGTTTGGCGGGACAGCAGTTTTTCAGTCACTTAGGTGGCGCGCATCCCTTTCTTTTGCACCCCAGTCAGTTTAACATGGGAGGCGCGTTCTCGAATATGGCCGCGGGCATGGGCCCCTTACTGGCAGCGGTGTCCTCCGGAGGGGTTAGCACCATGGACACGGCCAGTATGGCGTCACCCTCGCAAAGCCTGACGGGAGCTCATGGACTGCCTTTTCATCTGCAGCAACATGTCTTGGCATCACAG gGCCTGGCCATGTCTCCATTTGGGAGCCTGTTCCCTTACCCTTACACGTACATGGCAGCGGCAGCGGCAGCGGCAGCCTCTTccgctgcctcctcctctgttcacCGACACCCTTTCCTGAACGCAGTGCGCCCTCGCCTCAGGTACAGCCCTTACTCCATCCCTATGAGCGTTCCGGATAGCACTCTGCTCACCACCGCCATCCCCTCCATGGCAAGCAGCGCCACCGAGCTGAAAGGGGACGGCATGGCCATGAGCCCAGTCTCGGCCACCCAGGACTCCACCTCGGAGGTCACCAGCCGGTCGTCCACCATATCGTCCGGCTCGGTCTCCCTGTCCCCAAAAACTTGCTCTGGGAAAGATTCCACTAACGACTTGCAGAGTATTCAGCGCTTGGTCAGCGGACTCGATCAAAAACAGGACAGAACACAAAGCGTGTCCCCGTAG